A stretch of the Gossypium hirsutum isolate 1008001.06 chromosome D07, Gossypium_hirsutum_v2.1, whole genome shotgun sequence genome encodes the following:
- the LOC107953692 gene encoding glucan endo-1,3-beta-glucosidase 11: MKSFGVHLFFLLFLAAIASVTVQAFTGTYGINYGRIANNILSPDDVVTLLRAAKIKNVRIYDFDQSVLKAFSGTGLELVVGLPNENLRDVSANADHAMNWVKDNVLAYLPDTHIRGIAIGNEVLGSSDEFSGFLLGAVKNVYNALDKLKLSHLVQITTAHSQAVFADSFPPSSCVFKDNVVQYMKPLLEFFSQIGSPFCLNAYPFLAYMSNKDQIDINYALFLPTKGADDPKTKLHYDNLLDAQIDAAYAALEDAGYGKMEVIVTETGWASHGDENEAAATANNARTYNYNLRKRLAKMKGTPLRPKSVLKVYVFAIFNENLKPGPTSERNYGLFKPDGSISYDIGFHGFKSSSADSSLLSLKEIRASSWSGSYSIILTMATALLLVL, encoded by the exons ATGAAAAGTTTTGGGGTTCATCTATTCTTCCTGCTCTTTCTTGCTGCGATCG CATCTGTGACCGTGCAAGCATTCACAGGAACGTATGGCATTAATTATGGAAGGATTGCAAATAACATACTTTCACCTGATGACGTTGTAACACTTCTTAGGGCAGCGAAAATAAAGAATGTtcgaatttatgattttgatcaGAGTGTCCTTAAAGCATTTAGTGGGACAGGGCTGGAACTTGTGGTTGGACTCCCAAACGAAAATCTGAGAGATGTGAGTGCCAATGCAGATCATGCTATGAATTGGGTGAAGGACAATGTATTGGCATATCTTCCCGATACACATATTCGTGGGATCGCTATAGGGAATGAAGTCTTAGGAAGCAGTGATGAATTTTCAGGATTTCTTCTGGGTGCAGTTAAGAATGTTTACAATGCATTAGATAAGCTTAAATTAAGTCATTTAGTTCAGATTACCACTGCACATTCACAGGCTGTTTTTGCTGATTCCTTCCCTCCTTCATCATGTGTATTCAAAGATAATGTTGTTCAGTACATGAAGCCACTCTTAGAGTTTTTTTCGCAAATCGGCTCGCCTTTCTGTTTAAATGCTTACCCTTTTCTAGCCTACATGTCTaataaagaccaaattgataTAAATTATGCTCTCTTCCTACCAACAAAAGGAGCAGATGATCCAAAAACTAAGTTGCATTATGATAACTTGCTTGATGCTCAGATTGATGCAGCCTATGCTGCATTAGAAGATGCTGGATATGGAAAGATGGAAGTCATTGTCACAGAGACCGGGTGGGCTTCACATGGCGATGAGAATGAAGCTGCGGCAACCGCGAACAATGCAAGGACTTATAATTACAATTTGCGGAAAAGACTTGCAAAGATGAAAGGAACTCCACTCAGGCCAAAAAGTGTGCTTAAGGTTTATGTTTTTGCAAtctttaatgaaaatttgaagccTGGGCCAACATCTGAGAGGAATTATGGACTGTTTAAACCTGATGGAAGCATCTCATATGACATTGGGTTTCATGGGTTTAAATCTTCATCTGCAGATTCATCACTGCTGTCTTTGAAG GAAATTCGAGCATCCAGTTGGTCTGGCTCCTACTCCATAATATTAACAATGGCTACTGCACTACTGCTTGTGTTGTGA